Proteins from one Niallia circulans genomic window:
- a CDS encoding YihY/virulence factor BrkB family protein: MGEATSFVKQLAVKVKNDDVFGLAAQLAYYFLLSIFPLIIFMMTLLPYLPITKDDLLNLIAQFAPGDSMDIIETNLEQVLSRNGTLLSFGIIATIWSASNGLNAIIKALNKAYEVEETRSFIVARAMSVVLTLGMIAVVVIALLLPVFGEQIGVFLFSQFNLSDEFLSVWRALRFLVSPVILFIVFLALYWVAPNKKITCVSAIPGALFASIGWVLVSLGFSFYVGNFGNYSATYGGIGAIIVLMIWFYLTGIIIIIGGIVNAIFTSRKKKPC, from the coding sequence ATGGGAGAGGCAACTAGTTTTGTGAAGCAATTAGCAGTAAAAGTGAAAAATGATGATGTATTTGGTCTTGCGGCACAGCTCGCATATTATTTTTTACTTTCAATTTTTCCGCTCATCATTTTTATGATGACATTATTGCCGTATTTGCCAATCACAAAGGATGATTTATTAAATTTGATTGCACAATTTGCTCCAGGTGACAGTATGGATATCATTGAAACAAACCTAGAGCAAGTTCTCAGCAGAAACGGGACATTGCTTTCCTTTGGTATCATTGCAACAATTTGGTCTGCTTCAAATGGATTGAATGCGATTATCAAGGCACTCAATAAGGCGTATGAAGTAGAAGAAACACGTTCCTTTATTGTGGCAAGAGCTATGTCTGTTGTATTAACACTTGGTATGATTGCTGTTGTGGTAATTGCATTGCTGCTGCCAGTGTTTGGTGAACAGATAGGTGTGTTTTTGTTTTCACAGTTCAATTTATCGGATGAGTTTCTAAGTGTTTGGAGAGCACTGCGCTTTTTAGTGTCTCCTGTCATCTTGTTTATTGTTTTTCTTGCATTATATTGGGTAGCTCCGAATAAGAAAATCACTTGTGTAAGTGCCATTCCTGGCGCCCTTTTTGCATCAATAGGCTGGGTGCTTGTATCACTGGGCTTTTCCTTTTACGTAGGTAATTTCGGCAATTATTCAGCAACATATGGCGGGATTGGTGCAATTATCGTGCTGATGATCTGGTTTTATTTAACAGGGATTATTATCATTATTGGCGGAATTGTCAACGCAATATTCACAAGCCGCAAGAAGAAGCCTTGCTAA
- a CDS encoding YtxH domain-containing protein: MAQISLAKGILLGGLIGASLSMLDKQTRQNSIYKMRNLKSSFTDFDSMSSSITDTSEKVKLTAEKVSSDVAFIMEKVEELKEVTPTIASIVKETKDAFTSGSIQEEYKPQGLTSSISSTSSTQYLPQYTH, encoded by the coding sequence ATGGCACAGATTAGCTTAGCGAAAGGGATTTTATTGGGCGGTTTGATAGGAGCTTCTTTAAGTATGCTTGATAAACAAACAAGACAGAACTCTATTTATAAAATGAGAAATTTAAAGTCCTCCTTCACCGATTTTGACTCAATGAGCTCAAGTATTACAGATACATCTGAAAAGGTAAAGCTGACAGCTGAGAAGGTTTCTAGCGATGTTGCATTCATTATGGAAAAGGTCGAGGAGCTAAAAGAGGTTACGCCGACAATCGCAAGCATTGTGAAGGAAACGAAGGATGCGTTCACTTCAGGCAGTATACAGGAGGAGTACAAGCCGCAAGGACTAACATCAAGCATATCAAGCACATCAAGCACACAGTACTTGCCTCAGTATACACATTAA
- a CDS encoding low molecular weight protein-tyrosine-phosphatase codes for MEVRVLFICLGNICRSPMAEAIFRDLVKKEKLQDRITCDSAGTGGWHTGNPPHQGTREILKKNLISDTGILARQLQLADLDSFDYLIAMDNSNRENIRILNEQLEEIEVHLLMDFAKNRVYEEVPDPYYTGNFDEVFQMVTDGCKGLLTKIRNKYHL; via the coding sequence ATGGAAGTTCGTGTGTTATTTATTTGCTTAGGAAATATTTGTCGTTCACCAATGGCAGAGGCAATATTTCGAGATCTTGTCAAAAAAGAAAAGCTACAAGACCGCATCACATGCGACTCAGCAGGTACTGGCGGATGGCATACAGGTAATCCGCCGCATCAAGGAACAAGAGAAATATTGAAAAAGAATTTAATTAGCGATACAGGGATACTGGCAAGGCAGCTGCAACTAGCTGATTTGGACAGCTTCGACTATTTAATTGCAATGGATAACAGCAATCGGGAAAATATTAGGATTCTTAATGAACAACTCGAAGAAATCGAAGTCCATTTGCTGATGGATTTTGCAAAGAATCGGGTATATGAAGAAGTACCTGACCCGTATTATACTGGCAACTTTGATGAGGTATTCCAGATGGTAACAGATGGATGTAAGGGATTGCTGACAAAAATCAGGAATAAATACCATCTGTAA
- a CDS encoding DUF1128 domain-containing protein, with the protein MNLEIKSTENVEYMIEQIKEKLKVLNFGAIKPTHFDEEMYVELKEIYEHIMKRDSFSPNEMQALAEELGNLRKK; encoded by the coding sequence GTGAACTTAGAAATTAAATCAACAGAAAATGTGGAATATATGATTGAACAAATAAAAGAAAAGCTTAAGGTGCTTAATTTTGGCGCAATCAAACCTACACATTTTGATGAAGAGATGTATGTGGAGTTAAAAGAAATTTATGAGCATATCATGAAAAGAGATTCCTTTAGCCCAAATGAAATGCAGGCATTGGCTGAAGAATTAGGAAACTTGCGTAAGAAATAA
- a CDS encoding type 1 glutamine amidotransferase domain-containing protein, producing the protein MSKIATLITNMFEDSEYTEPAKSFKEAGHEVVTIEFEAGKTVTGKQKEAEVKIDKSIDDVTPDEFDALFIPGGFSPDQLRGDDRAVAFAKSFMDSNKPVFAICHGPQLLITAKTLEGRNATGYKSIKVDMEYAGATYKDEEVVVCGGQLVTSRTPEDIPAFTRESLKLLEK; encoded by the coding sequence ATGAGTAAAATTGCAACATTAATAACTAATATGTTCGAGGATTCAGAGTATACGGAGCCGGCAAAGTCCTTCAAGGAAGCTGGACACGAGGTAGTAACAATTGAATTCGAAGCAGGAAAAACAGTGACAGGCAAACAAAAGGAAGCAGAAGTAAAAATCGATAAAAGTATCGATGATGTTACTCCAGATGAGTTTGATGCGTTGTTTATACCTGGTGGATTTTCGCCTGACCAGCTCCGTGGAGATGATCGTGCTGTTGCATTCGCAAAATCCTTTATGGACAGCAATAAACCAGTCTTCGCAATCTGTCACGGACCGCAGCTATTGATTACAGCTAAAACATTAGAAGGAAGAAATGCGACTGGGTATAAGTCTATTAAAGTAGACATGGAATATGCAGGCGCAACTTATAAAGATGAAGAAGTAGTAGTTTGCGGCGGCCAGCTTGTGACAAGCAGAACACCAGAAGATATTCCCGCATTTACTAGAGAATCATTAAAGCTGCTTGAGAAATAA
- the treR gene encoding trehalose operon repressor: MNKYLVIFEEIETAIRNGKYAPNSILPSENELAERYDTSRETIRKALNILAQKGYIQKLRGKGSLVLDMQKLQFPISGLVSFKELAEKMGSSSVTHIESFHKNIPTAILQTEMNLKKDEPIWEVSRIREINKEKIILDKDYIVERFVPGLTKEICSHSIFDYIEKDLKLKIGFARKEFTVEIPTEEDYRLLDLDGFQAIVVVKNYIYFENATLFQYTESRHRPDKFRFVDFARRNE, from the coding sequence ATGAATAAATACTTAGTAATTTTTGAAGAAATCGAAACAGCGATAAGAAACGGAAAATATGCGCCAAACAGTATACTGCCTTCTGAAAATGAATTGGCAGAGCGGTATGATACATCAAGAGAAACAATTCGCAAGGCATTAAATATACTTGCTCAGAAGGGCTATATCCAAAAATTGCGCGGAAAAGGTTCGCTAGTACTAGATATGCAAAAGCTGCAGTTTCCAATATCAGGACTTGTAAGCTTTAAGGAATTAGCTGAAAAAATGGGCAGTAGCTCGGTGACTCATATTGAGAGCTTTCATAAAAACATACCTACAGCAATTCTCCAAACGGAAATGAATCTAAAAAAGGATGAACCGATTTGGGAAGTGTCTCGTATCAGGGAAATAAATAAAGAAAAAATCATTCTTGATAAAGACTATATTGTAGAAAGATTTGTGCCTGGACTTACAAAGGAAATCTGCAGTCATTCGATCTTCGATTATATCGAAAAGGATTTGAAGCTGAAGATCGGTTTTGCGAGAAAGGAATTTACGGTTGAGATTCCAACAGAAGAGGATTATCGGCTTCTTGATTTAGACGGGTTTCAAGCGATTGTTGTTGTGAAGAATTATATCTATTTTGAAAACGCTACCCTTTTCCAATATACTGAATCAAGACATAGGCCAGACAAGTTCAGATTTGTTGATTTTGCAAGGCGAAATGAATAA
- a CDS encoding helix-turn-helix domain-containing protein codes for MIGDRVKKLRLEKRMSLSELAEQAGVAKSYLSSLERNLQSNPSIQFLEKIASVFNVPVDHLINEQQNKDDLDTEWLKIVKEAMDSGVSKAEFREFLEYNKWRIEQKK; via the coding sequence ATGATCGGTGATCGTGTTAAAAAACTTCGCTTAGAAAAAAGAATGTCATTGTCAGAACTTGCTGAACAAGCAGGTGTTGCAAAATCTTATTTAAGTTCCTTGGAGCGCAATCTCCAGTCAAATCCATCCATACAGTTTTTAGAAAAAATTGCTTCTGTTTTTAATGTTCCAGTGGACCATCTTATAAATGAACAGCAAAATAAAGATGACCTTGATACAGAATGGCTGAAAATTGTGAAAGAGGCAATGGACTCTGGTGTTTCCAAAGCTGAATTCCGAGAGTTTCTTGAGTATAATAAATGGAGAATTGAACAAAAAAAATAG
- a CDS encoding anti-repressor SinI family protein — protein sequence MIEEKLVVEELDTEWIQLMKEAKKIGLDIKDVRNFINND from the coding sequence GTGATAGAGGAAAAATTAGTTGTAGAAGAACTAGACACAGAATGGATTCAGTTAATGAAGGAAGCAAAAAAAATAGGACTGGACATAAAAGATGTGCGTAATTTCATCAATAACGATTAA
- a CDS encoding helix-turn-helix domain-containing protein, whose amino-acid sequence MVGTALKRLRLEKGYSINELSDRAGVSKSYLSYIERGIQKNPSLQVLSKLASTLDTHVEELLETNPTSTDNLDSEWVNLVEEAIKEGITKDEFSCYLEFIKFKKSSAD is encoded by the coding sequence ATGGTTGGTACAGCATTGAAAAGATTGCGGTTAGAAAAAGGCTACTCTATTAATGAGTTATCTGACCGGGCAGGTGTCTCGAAGTCTTACTTAAGCTATATTGAGCGGGGAATTCAAAAGAATCCTTCCTTACAGGTCCTTTCAAAGCTTGCTTCTACCCTTGACACACATGTGGAAGAGTTACTCGAAACAAATCCAACTTCAACGGACAACTTGGATTCAGAATGGGTAAACTTAGTAGAGGAAGCCATTAAAGAAGGAATAACAAAAGATGAGTTTTCTTGCTACTTGGAGTTCATTAAATTCAAAAAGTCATCTGCAGATTAA
- a CDS encoding pseudouridine-5'-phosphate glycosidase, translating into MKTSWLEYSNEVLEAKKNNKAIVALESTIISHGMPYPQNVETAKEVEDIIRKNGAVPATIAIIDGKIKIGLSDDEIEFLAQSNDIEKASRRDLPYLIANKKNGATTVAATMICAELAGIEVFVTGGIGGVHREAERTMDISADLQELAQTSVAVVCAGAKSILDIGLTLEYLETFGVPVVGYGTETLPAFYTRTSPFNVNFTVDEPQLAADMIRTKWELGLKGGVVIANPIPENDAMEESYITNIIETALNEAKENGISGKNVTPFLLSKVKELTEGTSLTANIALVKNNAEVGSRIAVELNKK; encoded by the coding sequence ATGAAAACAAGTTGGCTAGAGTACTCAAATGAGGTATTAGAGGCTAAGAAGAACAACAAGGCGATTGTGGCACTTGAATCAACGATTATTTCTCATGGAATGCCATATCCGCAAAATGTAGAAACGGCGAAAGAAGTTGAAGACATTATCCGTAAAAACGGTGCAGTGCCTGCAACAATTGCCATTATTGATGGGAAAATTAAGATAGGACTTTCTGATGATGAAATTGAATTTTTAGCACAAAGCAATGATATTGAAAAAGCAAGCAGAAGAGATTTGCCATATTTGATTGCAAATAAGAAAAATGGTGCAACTACTGTTGCTGCAACGATGATTTGTGCTGAGCTTGCTGGGATAGAAGTGTTCGTGACAGGCGGAATCGGCGGAGTTCACCGTGAAGCAGAGCGAACAATGGATATTTCTGCAGACTTACAGGAACTGGCTCAAACAAGTGTAGCTGTTGTATGTGCTGGTGCGAAGTCAATCCTTGATATTGGATTAACACTTGAATACTTGGAGACATTCGGTGTGCCTGTTGTTGGATATGGTACAGAAACATTACCTGCCTTCTATACAAGAACAAGTCCATTTAACGTCAACTTCACTGTTGATGAGCCACAATTGGCAGCAGACATGATTCGTACAAAATGGGAGCTTGGCCTTAAAGGCGGAGTGGTAATTGCAAATCCAATCCCTGAAAATGATGCTATGGAAGAGTCATATATTACAAACATCATTGAAACGGCATTAAATGAAGCGAAGGAAAATGGCATTAGCGGTAAGAACGTTACACCTTTCTTGCTTAGCAAAGTGAAGGAACTTACTGAAGGTACAAGCTTAACTGCAAATATTGCATTAGTAAAAAATAATGCTGAAGTAGGCTCAAGGATTGCTGTTGAATTAAACAAAAAGTGA
- a CDS encoding carbohydrate kinase has protein sequence MNEKEITILQLIQENPFLTQNELAEKTGLSRSAVAGYISALTREGKLLGRAYVLPQKREVICIGGANIDRKIQVEEKIKFGTSNPASTSQSCGGVARNIAENLGRLGMDSSLLTMVGADHSGDWIIDYTKLYADMKPTLVSEDYVTGTYTALLDVEGEMTVALADMSIYDSMTQDIIEKRWGHIASAELIILDTNFPADVLEQVIVRSRKENLQLCVTPVSSPKVKKLPNDLRGVTWLIANKDEAEALSDMRIYEEGDFFKAAEIIMKKGVERVVITRGDKGLIFFTKLGEAGVILPPPIEIEDVTGAGDSLVAGIMYSYLKGLNTENCCKIGIACSLLTLQSHETVNPLLNQKKLQDTFKKYFD, from the coding sequence ATGAATGAAAAAGAGATTACGATATTGCAGCTGATACAAGAAAATCCGTTCCTAACGCAAAATGAACTTGCCGAAAAAACAGGATTATCAAGATCAGCAGTTGCAGGATATATCTCTGCGTTAACACGTGAAGGGAAACTGCTAGGAAGGGCCTATGTATTACCACAAAAAAGAGAAGTTATTTGCATTGGTGGTGCTAATATAGACAGAAAAATTCAAGTCGAGGAGAAGATTAAGTTCGGAACCTCAAATCCTGCCAGCACGAGTCAATCATGTGGCGGGGTTGCCCGCAATATTGCAGAAAACCTTGGGCGTCTTGGAATGGACAGCTCCCTGTTAACAATGGTGGGGGCAGACCATAGCGGTGATTGGATAATTGACTATACAAAGCTTTACGCTGATATGAAACCAACTCTCGTTTCAGAAGATTATGTTACAGGTACATACACAGCTTTACTTGATGTAGAAGGAGAGATGACAGTCGCTTTGGCCGATATGTCTATATACGACAGTATGACACAAGACATAATCGAAAAGCGCTGGGGTCATATTGCCTCCGCCGAATTAATAATTTTAGATACAAACTTCCCTGCTGACGTTCTTGAGCAAGTTATTGTCAGAAGCAGGAAGGAAAATCTGCAGCTTTGTGTCACACCTGTTTCTTCTCCAAAAGTGAAGAAGCTGCCGAATGACCTAAGGGGAGTAACCTGGCTTATTGCCAATAAGGATGAAGCAGAGGCATTATCTGATATGAGGATTTACGAGGAAGGTGACTTCTTTAAGGCCGCTGAAATCATCATGAAAAAAGGCGTCGAGCGAGTGGTAATAACTCGTGGGGACAAGGGGCTGATTTTCTTTACAAAACTAGGGGAAGCTGGTGTCATTTTGCCCCCTCCTATTGAAATTGAAGACGTAACAGGTGCGGGAGATTCTTTAGTTGCTGGCATAATGTACTCTTATTTAAAAGGGTTGAATACAGAAAACTGCTGCAAAATTGGCATTGCTTGCTCACTGTTGACACTGCAATCACACGAAACAGTTAATCCATTATTAAACCAGAAAAAACTGCAAGATACCTTCAAAAAATACTTTGATTAA
- the motB gene encoding flagellar motor protein MotB — translation MSKKRKKKEHHEEHVDESWLVPYADLLTLLLALFIVLYAMSSVDQKKFAALAEVFNQEFQAGTGIFEYPSPTPAEVEEKSDLDENNKTKGDASQEESSKSTNVSEEELSEAQQKQDQEELQGVQDKLDSYIEKNNLEDKLETSLTDEGLLVSIRDNVLFTSGNANIREKDEHLVSEISNLLIMDPPRSIIVSGHTDNVPIKNAEFESNWDLSVSRAINFMKLLLRNNDKLNPSSFSAKGYGEFKPIASNKTEKGREKNRRVEILIQPRTVSED, via the coding sequence ATGAGTAAGAAAAGAAAGAAAAAGGAGCATCATGAGGAGCATGTTGACGAATCATGGCTTGTTCCATATGCTGACTTACTGACATTATTGCTGGCATTGTTTATCGTTTTATATGCGATGAGCTCTGTTGATCAGAAAAAGTTTGCCGCATTGGCAGAAGTTTTTAATCAGGAATTTCAAGCAGGAACAGGTATCTTTGAATATCCAAGTCCTACTCCTGCTGAAGTAGAAGAAAAGTCCGACTTGGATGAAAACAATAAAACCAAGGGAGACGCATCTCAGGAAGAATCTTCTAAGAGCACAAATGTGTCAGAGGAAGAGCTTTCAGAGGCGCAGCAAAAGCAAGATCAAGAAGAGCTGCAAGGTGTTCAAGATAAATTAGATAGTTATATAGAAAAAAACAACTTAGAAGATAAATTGGAGACTTCCTTAACAGATGAAGGTTTGCTTGTCTCCATAAGAGATAATGTCCTGTTTACATCAGGAAATGCCAATATTAGAGAAAAGGATGAACATTTAGTTTCAGAGATTTCCAATCTTTTAATCATGGACCCGCCGAGAAGCATCATTGTCAGCGGTCATACAGATAATGTACCGATTAAGAATGCGGAGTTCGAATCAAACTGGGATTTAAGTGTCTCCAGAGCGATTAACTTTATGAAGCTGTTATTGCGTAATAATGACAAGCTGAATCCAAGTTCCTTCAGTGCAAAAGGTTATGGTGAATTTAAGCCGATTGCCAGCAATAAAACAGAAAAAGGCAGAGAGAAAAACAGACGTGTTGAAATTTTAATACAGCCAAGAACCGTTTCAGAAGACTAG
- the motA gene encoding flagellar motor stator protein MotA translates to MDKTSLIGIILAIIAVGVGMVFKGVSPSVLANPAALLIIILGTIAAVVIAFPTSEIKKVPKLFGVIFKEQKVPDTKELIRMFSEWAQLARKEGLLALESKTDEVEDPFLKNGLSMSVDGQSAEYIRDVLSEEIEAMEDRHQASALIFTQAGTYAPTLGVLGAVIGLIAALGYMDDSEGLGHAISAAFVATMLGIFTGYVLWHPFANKLKRKSKIEAKQKYLMIEGILSILEGEAPRVIEQKLASYLPISERKKFLEEMEGSVSGNE, encoded by the coding sequence ATGGATAAAACATCATTGATTGGTATTATATTAGCAATTATCGCAGTCGGGGTCGGAATGGTCTTTAAAGGGGTAAGCCCTTCTGTTCTTGCAAACCCAGCTGCCCTTTTGATTATCATATTAGGGACTATAGCAGCGGTAGTTATTGCATTCCCTACAAGTGAAATTAAAAAAGTTCCTAAATTATTTGGAGTCATCTTTAAAGAACAAAAGGTTCCAGACACGAAGGAGCTTATCCGCATGTTTTCTGAATGGGCTCAATTAGCACGTAAAGAAGGTTTGTTGGCATTAGAATCAAAAACAGATGAAGTGGAAGACCCGTTTTTGAAAAATGGCTTGTCTATGTCAGTAGATGGTCAAAGTGCTGAATATATTCGTGATGTTCTATCAGAAGAAATTGAAGCGATGGAAGATCGCCATCAGGCTTCTGCATTAATCTTTACTCAAGCAGGAACGTATGCACCGACACTTGGAGTACTTGGAGCTGTTATCGGGCTAATTGCCGCATTAGGTTATATGGACGATTCAGAAGGTCTTGGTCATGCTATCTCAGCAGCATTCGTTGCAACAATGCTTGGTATCTTTACAGGTTACGTATTATGGCATCCATTTGCTAACAAGCTGAAAAGAAAGTCAAAAATCGAGGCAAAACAAAAATACTTGATGATTGAAGGAATCCTGTCTATTTTAGAAGGAGAAGCACCACGTGTTATCGAACAAAAACTAGCATCCTATTTGCCGATATCTGAAAGGAAGAAATTCCTTGAGGAAATGGAAGGCAGCGTGAGCGGAAATGAGTAA
- a CDS encoding DUF1992 domain-containing protein — MDFSSIVSEDKIKRAYQDGEFNNLPGFGKPLPKDSLAAVPQELRMAYRILKNSGHSVEENEIKQELLSIEDLIKACTDKAETAKLQTKYNQKLIQFHQIMKKRTGTSHSKLFGSYQQKVEDKLRR, encoded by the coding sequence ATGGATTTCTCTTCAATTGTATCGGAAGATAAGATAAAAAGAGCTTATCAAGACGGAGAATTCAATAATCTTCCTGGATTCGGAAAACCCTTGCCTAAAGACAGCTTGGCAGCTGTGCCGCAGGAATTGCGCATGGCCTACCGAATTTTGAAAAATAGCGGACATTCAGTCGAAGAAAATGAAATAAAGCAAGAATTGCTTTCAATCGAGGATCTTATCAAGGCATGCACGGATAAAGCTGAAACAGCAAAATTACAAACCAAATACAATCAGAAGCTAATCCAATTCCACCAAATAATGAAAAAAAGAACAGGGACCAGCCATTCAAAACTATTTGGCAGCTACCAGCAAAAGGTAGAGGATAAATTGAGGAGATAG
- a CDS encoding DNA topoisomerase III, translating to MKSLVLCEKPSVAREIARVLGCNKTSKSYIESDKYIVTWALGHLIELKMPEHYDPKYKNWDLADLPIIPDKMDLKVMKQTSHQYKAIEQLAKRKDVHECIIATDAGREGELVARWILDKMRFQKPMKRLWISSQTDKAILDGFRKLKSSKEFDSLYASAVCRAQADWLIGLNVTRALTTKFNDPLSAGRVQTPTLSLVIEREKQIQAFVPKEYWTISAKIGESSAQFEKNGDKRIFSQEQVEGIINSTKNERAMVTSMTRKEKTEHHPLPYDLTELQRDANKIFGFSAKKTLNVMQKLYEQHKLVTYPRTDSRYLTTDMKDTMLDRLQSVSAAYKEETQKLLVKKGKMEAANIFNNDRVSDHHAIIPTEQAVFLHKLDNDEKKIYDLIVKRFLALFYPKYKYEVIATTLTIGGHSFVIHDTNVIEPGFKVLTGTKATSNTLLSSLKQGEEVAVSSVKSEQKWTEPPLRYSEADILGKMEKFGLGTPATRAEIIERLVTTEVVERQNGRFHSTQKGKQLLELVNDDLTSPELTATWEQKLEDIAKGKANPDKFMQEIKQQTKQFILEIKNSDKAYKIQNLTGSKCPECGSFLKEKNTKNGKLLVCSSMDCNFSKRKDPKLSNKRCPQCHKKMEIHNGKAGTYFQCRSCNVVEKAEDRKKKVSKKEERKLVQKYTKDEGFGNSLGDLLKAAMNKEDDK from the coding sequence ATGAAATCACTCGTACTTTGTGAAAAACCGAGTGTGGCAAGAGAAATTGCCAGAGTCCTCGGATGCAATAAAACATCGAAAAGCTATATAGAATCAGACAAATATATCGTGACATGGGCATTAGGTCATCTTATTGAATTGAAGATGCCTGAGCATTATGATCCTAAATATAAAAATTGGGATTTAGCCGACTTACCAATCATTCCAGACAAGATGGATCTTAAAGTCATGAAGCAAACAAGCCATCAGTATAAAGCAATTGAACAGCTTGCTAAAAGAAAAGATGTTCATGAATGTATCATCGCAACAGATGCCGGGCGTGAAGGCGAGCTAGTAGCAAGATGGATATTGGATAAAATGCGTTTCCAAAAGCCAATGAAGCGACTATGGATTTCTTCACAGACAGACAAAGCAATTCTCGATGGGTTCCGTAAATTGAAATCAAGCAAAGAGTTTGATTCATTATATGCATCAGCAGTATGCCGGGCCCAAGCAGATTGGCTAATCGGCTTAAATGTAACACGCGCATTAACGACTAAGTTTAATGATCCCCTTTCTGCCGGAAGAGTACAAACACCTACTTTATCTCTTGTTATTGAAAGAGAAAAACAAATTCAAGCCTTTGTACCGAAGGAATATTGGACAATCAGTGCCAAGATAGGAGAATCAAGCGCACAGTTTGAGAAAAATGGAGACAAACGAATTTTTTCTCAAGAACAAGTGGAAGGAATTATTAACAGCACGAAAAATGAGCGCGCGATGGTCACTTCCATGACACGTAAGGAAAAAACAGAGCATCACCCTCTTCCATATGATTTGACAGAGCTTCAGCGTGATGCAAACAAAATTTTCGGCTTTTCTGCTAAAAAGACATTAAATGTTATGCAAAAGCTGTATGAACAGCATAAATTAGTGACATATCCAAGAACGGACTCCCGCTACTTGACGACAGATATGAAGGATACCATGCTCGATAGGCTTCAAAGCGTGTCAGCAGCTTACAAGGAAGAAACACAAAAGCTGCTTGTCAAAAAAGGCAAAATGGAAGCAGCAAATATATTCAATAATGACAGGGTTTCGGATCACCATGCCATCATTCCAACAGAACAGGCTGTGTTCCTTCATAAGCTGGATAATGATGAAAAGAAAATATACGATTTAATTGTTAAGAGATTTCTAGCACTCTTTTATCCGAAGTATAAATATGAAGTTATTGCGACAACATTGACAATTGGCGGACATAGCTTTGTTATTCATGATACAAATGTAATCGAGCCTGGGTTTAAAGTTTTAACGGGCACAAAAGCTACAAGCAACACACTTCTCAGCTCCTTAAAGCAAGGTGAGGAAGTCGCCGTCAGCTCTGTTAAGAGTGAGCAAAAATGGACAGAGCCGCCACTTCGTTACAGTGAAGCGGATATACTAGGCAAAATGGAGAAGTTCGGCTTAGGCACACCTGCTACAAGAGCTGAAATTATTGAGCGCCTTGTTACAACAGAGGTTGTTGAAAGACAAAACGGCCGCTTCCACTCAACTCAAAAAGGGAAACAGCTTCTTGAACTGGTTAATGATGACTTGACTTCGCCTGAGCTGACAGCGACATGGGAGCAAAAGCTTGAGGACATTGCAAAAGGCAAAGCAAATCCAGATAAATTTATGCAGGAAATTAAACAGCAGACAAAGCAGTTTATTCTTGAAATAAAAAACAGCGATAAAGCATACAAAATCCAGAATCTTACTGGTTCTAAATGTCCAGAATGCGGCTCTTTCCTGAAAGAAAAGAACACCAAAAACGGCAAGCTTCTTGTCTGCTCCAGCATGGACTGCAATTTCAGCAAACGGAAGGATCCTAAGCTTTCCAATAAACGCTGTCCGCAATGCCATAAAAAGATGGAAATCCATAACGGAAAAGCAGGCACCTACTTCCAATGCCGTAGCTGTAATGTTGTTGAAAAGGCAGAAGATCGCAAGAAAAAAGTCAGCAAAAAAGAAGAACGAAAGCTTGTTCAGAAATACACGAAGGATGAAGGCTTCGGCAACAGCCTTGGTGATTTATTAAAGGCAGCTATGAATAAAGAGGACGATAAATAA